The following coding sequences lie in one Trichoderma breve strain T069 chromosome 1, whole genome shotgun sequence genomic window:
- a CDS encoding ferritin-like domain-containing protein, with protein MPSFKAAVISFLAATAAALPSMPRLTERQLEYHTVAKRQNAAAQALGLNDFDILQFALTLENLEESFYREGFAKFPASDFTALGLSDEQIKDLQGIGFTESEHVIILQSSLAQNGIQPVQRCTYNFGFTSAAAMVQTAAILENVGISAYLGAAPLLASPAILGVAGSILTIEARHQSSIRVFGGQTAVPQAFDAPLGPKAVFSLAAPFIQSCPEGSNLKLTAFPTLKLANPSDKTTTNSVLKLQSDAASGAKFCAFTSGGVTPGGTMFTPFSQTDGCKIPEGVAGITYLSLSSAGPLTGALTDDITVAGPIAITVS; from the exons ATGCCTTCCTTCAAAGCTGCTGTCATTTCCTTCCTggctgctactgctgccgCACTCCCCTCAATGCCCAGGTTGACTGAGCGGCAACTGGAGTATCACACTGTCGCCAAGAGGCAGAATGCTGCTGCCCAAGCTCTGGGTCTCAATGACTTTGATATTCTTCAATT CGCTCTGACCCTTGAGAATCTCGAAGAGTCCTTCTATCGTGAGGGCTTTGCCAAGTTCCCCGCGTCCGACTTTACTGCTCTCGGTCTCAGCGATGAGCAGATCAAGGACCTCCAGGGCATTGGTTTCACCGAGTCCGAGCacgtcatcatcctccagTCTTCGCTCGCACAGAACGGTATCCAGCCCGTCCAGCGTTGCACTTACAACTTTGGCTTCACCAGTGCCGCAGCCATGGTCCAGACTGCAGCCATTCTCGAGAACGTCGGCATCTCAGCCTACCTCGGTGCCGCTCCCCTGCTGGCATCTCCCGCCATCCTCGGTGTTGCCGGCTCCATCCTCACCATCGAGGCCCGCCACCAGAGCTCCATCCGCGTCTTTGGCGGCCAGACGGCTGTTCCCCAGGCCTTTGATGCGCCTCTCGGCCCCAAGgctgtcttctctctcgccgcTCCCTTCATCCAGTCTTGCCCCGAGGGCTCCAACCTCAAGCTTACCGCCTTCCCTACTCTTAAGCTGGCCAACCCCAGCGACAAGACTACTACCAACTCTGTCTTGAAGCTTCAGTCTGACGCTGCTAGCGGCGCCAAGTTCTGTGCTTTCACGTCTGGTGGTGTCACTCCCGGCGGCACCATGTTTACTCCCTTTTCTCAGACCGATGGCTGCAAGATCCCCGAGGGAGTTGCCGGCATCACCTACCTGTCGCTCTCCAGCGCCGGTCCTCTGACGGGTGCTCTCACCGACGACATTACCGTTGCCGGCCCCATTGCTATTACGGTGTCATAA
- a CDS encoding temperature dependent protein affecting m2 dsRNA replication domain-containing protein, whose product MPFLVEDSWINAQANTYDIAELEDCAIAVDASYYLSLLLDNQPSHEPLLTALGGLTGFQSNIRQNLDLWDKHRIIPFFIFDGQSIIGQDEIALKRGRAANQKTDEAWELYSQTEAEQAVTAFGANPGAYQLQNLYPLLQAILKERGLHFLVPPFNACGQLAYFEMIDTDQCAGVMGPQELLLYPVQDSVIRNMDWDAGTVTAISKKRVMRTLGVGEPMFVDAMLMTGTSFLPPFPPLQDTAMYPNPYTIMDAVNILRTSEKTVANACASFNDILQAHDPNWLDKYRKARMAAQHFIYISESGEIKVNDYERLTKDSHEYLGLRMPPELLHYLNTGLIGPRILNAIAHGQIIILPTLDGTASEEYKQLVTNQILPIKEQALSLVIPRVHRAIAHKDITLKVWFDPKYRHTMNHNSMRPLPSTLVDTWDVKEQDLRRFFPADFAGPVYLEVLALANQDFVDKTFPKEKLIKGIDSTNIVASVVIWRFLHLRGYVDDSHKLTKWGNALATTLIAIRDAMEDRVPFVEEAALLAFELLRFGLLSGKYREGAPGMPRKGTNEDKSCVILISQCASLLKLRHQAFGYTGALNKSLLGFRALSTTVREADRDLIEAIVASMFLYGQCNRDRTDQLEISQKLPFWQEPDIGLGIAALTFFDDEEAGSDKEARAARLEAFQQTFIPLAEAFPEDLRTAIDFVSALNQGVQTLNDASLPANEKSAWSKAQDYINARPF is encoded by the exons CACCTATGACATTGCCGAGCTTGAAGATTGCGCCATTGCCGTCGATGCTTCTTATTACCTGAGTCTTCTCCTGGACAACCAGCCTTCCCACGAGCCCCTGCTTACTGCGCTCGGCGGGTTGACCGGCTTTCAGAGTAATATTCGGCAAAATCTAGATCTTTGGGACAAGCATCGAATTATccccttcttcatcttcgacgGCCAATCCATCATAGGACAGGATGAAATTGCTCTTAAGCGGGGCAGAGCTGCGAACCAGAAGACGGATGAAGCATGGGAGTTGTATTCGCAGACCGAGGCCGAGCAAGCTGTCACTGCGTTTGGAGCTAACCCAG GTGCCTATCAGCTTCAGAATCTTTACCCTCTTTTACAAGCCATCTTGAAAGAGAGGGGGCTGCACTTTTTGGTGCCTCCTTTCAACGCTTGTGGTCAG CTGGCCTACTTTGAGATGATCGACACAGATCAATGCGCTGGTGTCATGGGCCCCCAAGAACTGCTTCTCTACCCTGTTCAGGACTCTGTCATTCGAAACATGGACTGGGACGCTGGAACAGTGACCGCCATCTCAAAGAAGAGGGTCATGCGTACCCTCGGAGTTGGCGAGCCCATGTTTGTCGACGCCATGCTCATGACGGGAACCTCGTTCCTCCCTCCGTTTCCCCCATTGCAAGACACAGCCATGTATCCGAATCCGTACACCATTATGGATGCTGTCAACATCCTGCGGACTTCAGAGAAGACTGTGGCTAATGCCTGCGCATCGTTCAACGATATTTTGCAGGCTCATGATCCCAACTGGTTGGACAAGTACCGCAAAGCCAGAATGGCGGCCCAACATTTCATCTACATTTCCGAGAGTGGCGAAATCAAAGTCAACGATTATGAGCGGCTCACTAAAGACAGCCACGAATATCTTGGCCTTCGGATGCCCCCAGAATTGCTTCACTATCTCAATACTGGACTGATTGGGCCTCGTATCCTGAACGCTATAGCACACGGACAGATTATCATTCTGCCAACTTTGGACGGTACTGCTTCGGAGGAATACAAGCAACTTGTTACCAATCAAATCCTCCCAATCAAAGAACAGGCGCTCAGTCTCGTTATACCCCGAGTCCACCGAGCAATCGCGCACAAGGACATCACCCTGAAGGTTTGGTTCGACCCGAAGTACAGGCACACTATGAATCACAACTCTATGCGACCGCTACCTTCGACATTGGTGGACACCTGGGACGTTAAAGAGCAAGACCTCCGCCGTTTCTTCCCTGCAGACTTTGCTGGCCCGGTGTATCTGGAAGTGCTTGCACTCGCGAACCAGGACTTCGTTGACAAGACTTTTCCCAAGGAAAAACTTATCAAAGGCATCGACAGCACTAACATAGTGGCATCCGTCGTCATCTGGcgcttcctccatctcaggGGATACGTTGATGATTCGCACAAGCTGACCAAGTGGGGAAATGCTTTGGCGACCACTCTTATTGCTATCAGAGACGCTATGGAGGATAGAGTGCCCTTTGTGGAAGAGGCTGCTCTGTTGGCGTTTGAACTGTTGCGATTCGGACTGTTGAGCGGCAAGTACCGCGAAGGTGCGCCCGGCATGCCTCGAAAAGGAACAAACGAGGACAAGTCATGTGTCATCCTCATTAGCCAATGTGCCTCATTGCTTAAGCTGCGGCATCAAGCGTTTGGTTACACCGGAGCATTGAACAAGAGTTTATTGGGATTCCGGGCACTGTCCACGACGGTACGCGAGGCCGACCGTGACTTGATTGAAGCGATTGTTGCATCCATGTTCTTGTATGGACAGTGTAACAGAGACAGGACTGATCAGCTAGAAATCAGTCAAAA GTTACCCTTCTGGCAAGAACCAGATATCGGACTTGGTATCGCGGCTCTGACCTTCtttgacgatgaggaagccGGATCCGACAAGGAGGCACGAGCCGCTCGGCTGGAAGCATTCCAGCAGACTTTTATTCCCCTAGCGGAGGCATTCCCGGAAGATTTGCGAACTGCCATTGACTTTGTCAGCGCCCTCAACCAGGGCGTGCAGACGCTAAACGATGCCTCTCTCCCAGCAAATGAGAAGTCTGCCTGGTCAAAAGCTCAAGACTACATCAACGCCCGGCCATTTTAA